One window of the Trifolium pratense cultivar HEN17-A07 linkage group LG2, ARS_RC_1.1, whole genome shotgun sequence genome contains the following:
- the LOC123904201 gene encoding metacaspase-7-like produces MVKKRLVVGLSYKNVDEKLARTIRATIRSSKDFKDFLINDFQFSPDEIVYMSDELDENCPKDRDILRKLSFMVRMGKPGDVLVFYFCGHECRIPARTTKNNSSFIEYLATGPTSDGELTMIQDHDFREIVETVLEKCFEVK; encoded by the exons ATGGTCAAAAAACGACTCGTTGTTGGCCTTTCTTACAAAAATGTAGATGAGAAGCTTGCGAGGACCATTCGGGCTACTATTCGGTCTTCAAAAGACTTCAAAGATTTTCTTATCAATGACTTTCAATTTTCTCCTGATGAAATCGTGTATATGTCGGATGAATTAGATGAGAATTGTCCAAAGGATAGAGACATATTAAGGAAGCTATCTTTCATGGTAAGAATGGGAAAACCCGGCgatgttttggttttttatttctGTGGCCACGAGTGCCGAATTCCAGCAAGAACGACGAAGAACAATTCTTCATTTATCGAGTATCTCGCAACTGGACCGACGAGTGATGGGGAGTTAACTATGATACAAG ATCATGATTTCCGAGAGATCGTAGAAACTGTGCTAGAGAAATGTTTTGAGGTAAAataa